A genomic region of Sulfobacillus acidophilus DSM 10332 contains the following coding sequences:
- a CDS encoding hypothetical protein (PFAM: Predicted membrane protein (DUF2078)), which translates to MMRRMGLWALLLAVLVWGPPVKAASLPIGGKAEMEMVVVMPEPHYLAVYQQWVMNMAQPVTVGILTGARSLSGYGGRIAATGNGYAVVQPNGTKFAVRYEVAWNGQSASLAIPAYETTNALVILTPTSLTVPSVLNPSLAPAGKGRIPGIPHSPVFYEYATTNVAQGQTVPLVIERAGSALAANPGLYQGTGNHPGWGTGFLLAIGLVALGGVALALNWKPVTGYHRRRYVREQLVSELAILEASYRRGEIAEDAYRAERQTLLSALAAIGDGQAVG; encoded by the coding sequence ATGATGCGACGGATGGGACTTTGGGCGCTTTTGTTGGCTGTCCTGGTGTGGGGCCCTCCGGTAAAGGCGGCCTCGTTACCGATCGGCGGTAAAGCCGAGATGGAAATGGTCGTCGTGATGCCCGAGCCCCATTATTTGGCCGTTTACCAACAATGGGTCATGAATATGGCGCAACCGGTGACCGTGGGTATTTTGACCGGGGCCCGTTCCCTATCGGGATATGGGGGCCGTATCGCCGCCACCGGTAACGGATATGCGGTCGTTCAACCGAATGGGACGAAATTTGCCGTTCGCTATGAAGTCGCGTGGAACGGCCAATCGGCCAGTTTAGCGATTCCCGCGTATGAAACCACGAATGCGTTGGTCATTTTAACGCCAACCAGTCTCACCGTACCGTCGGTTTTAAATCCTTCCTTGGCTCCGGCCGGGAAAGGTCGGATTCCCGGTATCCCCCATAGTCCCGTGTTTTATGAGTATGCCACCACGAATGTGGCTCAAGGGCAGACGGTACCGCTGGTCATCGAACGGGCGGGATCGGCTTTAGCCGCTAATCCCGGTCTTTATCAGGGAACGGGCAATCATCCGGGGTGGGGTACCGGATTTTTGTTGGCCATCGGATTGGTGGCGTTGGGGGGAGTGGCGTTGGCGCTGAACTGGAAACCGGTTACCGGTTATCATCGCCGTCGATACGTGCGGGAACAACTGGTGTCGGAATTGGCAATTTTAGAAGCGAGCTATCGGCGCGGGGAAATCGCCGAAGATGCGTACCGCGCGGAACGGCAAACGTTATTATCGGCCTTGGCGGCCATTGGGGATGGACAAGCGGTTGGGTAG
- a CDS encoding heme exporter protein CcmA (PFAM: ABC transporter~TIGRFAM: heme ABC exporter, ATP-binding protein CcmA~COGs: COG1131 ABC-type multidrug transport system ATPase component~InterPro IPR003439:IPR003593:IPR005895~KEGG: chy:CHY_1384 sodium ABC transporter ATP-binding protein~PFAM: ABC transporter-like~PRIAM: Heme-transporting ATPase~SMART: ATPase, AAA+ type, core~SPTR: Sodium ABC transporter, ATP-binding protein;~TIGRFAM: ABC transporter, haem export, CcmA) — protein MDKRLGSRSPVIRAVHLAKTLGTATVLQDVSFELGPGAALAILGPNGAGKTTLLKVLAGVWAPNGGELWRFGQLLPDGGHPDPRIGYLGHQSLLYPSLTLLENLRFYGRLWGIPRLSETIESVVDQVGLGWSLDDPVRTFSRGMLQRAAIARVLLTAPELVLLDEPYTGLDLPSRHVLDGWIRTFRSQGGTVLMITHHPDEAYRLVDAVAILHTGRFIWWSPTQEMPLEQLLTVYQRLVAPGGYSPSVNFG, from the coding sequence ATGGACAAGCGGTTGGGTAGTCGATCACCGGTCATACGGGCGGTTCATCTGGCGAAAACCTTGGGCACCGCGACCGTATTACAAGACGTATCGTTTGAACTGGGGCCCGGCGCCGCGCTGGCCATATTAGGGCCCAACGGGGCGGGCAAGACCACCTTGCTGAAAGTTTTGGCCGGGGTATGGGCACCGAACGGAGGGGAGCTCTGGCGTTTTGGGCAATTATTACCGGACGGCGGCCATCCCGATCCCCGTATTGGATATTTGGGCCATCAGTCCCTGTTGTACCCGAGTTTGACCCTATTGGAGAACCTTCGGTTTTATGGACGGCTTTGGGGTATACCGCGTCTTTCCGAAACGATTGAGTCGGTAGTGGACCAAGTTGGGCTGGGCTGGTCACTGGATGACCCGGTGCGCACGTTTTCCCGAGGGATGTTGCAGCGGGCCGCGATTGCACGGGTTCTGCTGACGGCGCCTGAGCTGGTGTTATTGGACGAGCCGTATACCGGCCTTGACTTACCCTCTCGCCACGTATTAGATGGCTGGATTCGCACGTTTCGGTCACAGGGCGGGACCGTGTTGATGATTACCCATCACCCCGATGAAGCGTATCGGCTCGTCGATGCCGTCGCGATTCTACATACAGGGAGGTTTATCTGGTGGTCACCCACACAGGAGATGCCCCTCGAACAACTACTCACGGTATATCAACGGCTCGTGGCACCGGGAGGGTATTCGCCATCCGTAAATTTTGGTTGA